Proteins from a genomic interval of Actinoalloteichus hymeniacidonis:
- the serC gene encoding phosphoserine transaminase — translation MTQSVDPTTLVLPAELLPSDGRFGCGPSKVRPEQLARLAAEGAAVLGTSHRQKPVKSLVARVRAGLRELFALPDGYEVILGNGGTTAFWDAAAFGLVRERSLHLTYGEFSSKFAKVTQGAPFLADPVVVKAEPGDAPAPVSHEGVDLIGWAHNETSTGVAVPVTRPAGSENALIAIDATSGAGGLPVKAEDFDVYYFAPQKSFASDGGLWLALASPAAVERITEIGESDRWVPEFLSLPTALDNSRKDQTYNTPAVATLFLLADQIEWLVGNGGLDWATSRTADSANRLYSWAEKSSYATPFVGDPANRSAVVGTIDFDDSIDAAAIAKALRANGILDTEPYRKLGRNQLRVAMFPAIEPTDVEILTQAVDWVVERLG, via the coding sequence ATGACTCAGTCAGTCGATCCCACCACCCTGGTCCTGCCCGCCGAACTGTTGCCGTCCGACGGCCGTTTCGGCTGCGGACCGTCGAAGGTGCGGCCCGAGCAGCTCGCCAGGCTCGCGGCGGAGGGCGCAGCCGTTCTCGGCACCTCCCATCGACAGAAGCCGGTCAAATCATTGGTCGCACGGGTGCGGGCCGGTCTGCGCGAGCTGTTCGCCCTGCCGGACGGCTACGAGGTCATCCTCGGCAACGGTGGAACCACCGCCTTCTGGGACGCCGCCGCGTTCGGCCTGGTGCGCGAGCGCTCGCTGCACCTGACCTACGGCGAGTTCTCCTCGAAGTTCGCGAAGGTCACCCAGGGCGCGCCGTTCCTCGCCGACCCGGTCGTGGTCAAGGCCGAACCCGGTGACGCGCCCGCCCCGGTGTCGCACGAGGGTGTCGACCTGATCGGTTGGGCGCACAACGAGACCTCCACCGGCGTCGCCGTGCCCGTCACCCGTCCCGCCGGTTCCGAGAACGCGCTGATCGCCATCGACGCCACCTCCGGCGCGGGCGGCCTGCCGGTCAAGGCCGAGGACTTCGACGTCTACTACTTCGCCCCGCAGAAGTCCTTCGCCTCCGATGGCGGCCTGTGGTTGGCGCTGGCAAGCCCGGCGGCAGTGGAGAGGATCACCGAGATCGGGGAGTCCGACCGCTGGGTGCCCGAATTCCTCTCGCTGCCCACCGCGCTGGACAACTCCCGCAAGGACCAGACCTACAACACTCCCGCGGTCGCCACCCTCTTCCTGCTGGCCGACCAGATCGAATGGCTGGTGGGCAACGGCGGACTCGACTGGGCGACCAGCCGCACGGCCGACTCCGCGAACCGGCTCTACTCGTGGGCCGAGAAGTCGTCGTACGCGACGCCGTTCGTCGGCGACCCGGCCAATCGGTCCGCTGTGGTCGGCACCATCGACTTCGACGACAGCATCGACGCGGCCGCGATCGCGAAGGCGTTGCGTGCCAACGGCATCCTCGACACCGAGCCTTACCGCAAGCTCGGCCGCAATCAATTGCGAGTCGCGATGTTCCCCGCGATCGAGCCCACCGACGTCGAAATCCTGACTCAGGCCGTCGACTGGGTAGTCGAGCGACTGGGCTGA
- the pdxH gene encoding pyridoxamine 5'-phosphate oxidase yields the protein MSELNVVLPSMRVAYQAGALDAEQLADTWTEQLRLWLDDATSAGLPEPNAMVLATSDPEGRPSSRTVLAKILDERGVVFFTNYTSAKSHELSATRYASATFPWFGMQRQVTVRGQVEKVADAETSAYWEQRPRGAQLGAWASPQSAVVGGRASLDSALSAVQRRFGDVDRIPVPPHWGGWRIRPDIVEFWQGRPDRLHDRLRYRQDRDGWRVERIAP from the coding sequence ATGTCCGAGCTGAACGTCGTTCTGCCTTCGATGCGAGTGGCCTATCAGGCGGGAGCATTGGATGCGGAGCAGCTCGCCGATACGTGGACCGAACAACTGCGACTGTGGCTCGACGATGCGACCTCGGCCGGACTTCCCGAGCCCAACGCCATGGTCCTGGCGACCTCCGACCCCGAGGGCAGGCCCTCGTCACGCACCGTCCTGGCCAAGATCCTCGACGAGCGCGGTGTCGTCTTCTTCACGAACTACACCTCGGCCAAGAGCCATGAGCTCTCCGCGACCAGGTATGCCTCGGCGACCTTCCCATGGTTCGGGATGCAGCGGCAGGTGACGGTGCGCGGGCAGGTCGAGAAGGTGGCCGACGCCGAGACCTCGGCGTATTGGGAACAGCGCCCGCGTGGGGCTCAGCTCGGGGCGTGGGCGTCGCCGCAGTCGGCCGTGGTCGGCGGCCGAGCCAGCCTCGATTCGGCGTTGTCCGCGGTGCAACGGCGGTTCGGCGATGTGGACCGGATTCCGGTGCCGCCGCACTGGGGCGGCTGGCGGATTCGCCCGGACATCGTCGAGTTCTGGCAGGGCAGGCCGGATCGGCTGCACGACCGACTGCGGTACCGCCAGGATCGGGACGGTTGGCGAGTGGAGCGGATCGCCCCCTGA
- a CDS encoding MFS transporter, with amino-acid sequence MSEPGQDSTARTPEPTPSPRGLRARLGKVLLDTEPLRVVPFRRLWASTIVTAVGAQFAAVAVPKQIYDITGSSGWVGLTGLFGLVPLLVFGLWGGAIADAMDRRKLMLITNSGIAVTALLLWAAAAFGTGSVWTVLLLYALQQAFFAVNMPARTASVARLVPMDRLPAAQALIGTVSQLGAVAGPLLAGVLLPFVGLATLYLVDAFCLLIALFAVWRLPAMPPSASAPKKAGLRAVVDGMRYMRAQTVLVAVLLLDVIAMVFGLPRALFPEMAERTFGDPAGGGPALGLLYAALPLGAFVFGLFSGWVTRLRRHGAGLVISGICWGFAVIGFGLADSLWLAVVFLAIGGAADLVGMVYRSAMVQTVATDEMRGRTQGVFLVVVAGGPRLADVLHGTAGAAFGTGAAAAGGGVLVVVLIIVAVLLLPSVWRYQPPVVEAR; translated from the coding sequence GTGAGTGAGCCGGGGCAGGACAGCACAGCGAGAACACCGGAGCCGACCCCGTCACCACGTGGTCTCCGCGCCAGGCTCGGCAAGGTGCTGTTGGACACCGAGCCGCTGCGGGTGGTTCCGTTCCGCAGGCTGTGGGCATCGACGATCGTGACCGCCGTCGGCGCTCAGTTCGCCGCTGTCGCGGTGCCCAAGCAGATCTACGACATCACGGGTTCCTCGGGTTGGGTCGGGCTCACCGGCCTGTTCGGCCTGGTACCGCTGCTGGTGTTCGGGTTATGGGGCGGGGCCATCGCGGACGCGATGGACCGACGCAAGCTGATGCTCATCACCAACAGCGGGATCGCGGTCACCGCCCTGTTGTTGTGGGCCGCTGCGGCTTTCGGGACCGGCTCGGTGTGGACCGTCCTGCTCCTCTACGCCCTGCAACAGGCCTTCTTCGCGGTGAACATGCCCGCGCGCACCGCCTCCGTCGCGCGGCTGGTGCCCATGGACCGACTCCCCGCCGCGCAGGCCTTGATCGGCACCGTGTCCCAGCTCGGAGCGGTGGCCGGTCCGCTGCTCGCGGGTGTGCTGCTGCCCTTCGTCGGACTGGCCACGCTGTACCTGGTCGATGCGTTCTGTCTGCTGATCGCGCTGTTCGCCGTCTGGCGACTGCCCGCGATGCCGCCGTCGGCCAGTGCACCGAAGAAAGCCGGGTTACGCGCGGTGGTCGACGGCATGCGCTACATGCGGGCGCAGACCGTCCTGGTCGCCGTGCTGCTGCTCGATGTGATCGCCATGGTCTTCGGCTTGCCCAGGGCGCTGTTTCCCGAGATGGCCGAGCGGACCTTCGGCGATCCGGCGGGCGGTGGTCCGGCGCTCGGTCTGCTGTATGCCGCTCTCCCGCTGGGAGCCTTCGTGTTCGGGCTGTTCTCCGGCTGGGTCACCAGACTGCGTCGACACGGTGCCGGGTTGGTCATCAGCGGGATCTGTTGGGGATTCGCCGTCATCGGCTTCGGGTTGGCCGATTCCCTATGGCTCGCGGTGGTGTTCCTGGCCATCGGCGGCGCGGCCGACCTGGTGGGCATGGTCTACCGCAGCGCGATGGTGCAGACCGTGGCCACCGACGAGATGCGCGGTCGAACCCAGGGCGTCTTCCTCGTCGTCGTGGCGGGCGGTCCCCGGCTGGCCGACGTCCTGCACGGCACGGCGGGCGCCGCCTTCGGGACCGGCGCGGCGGCCGCAGGGGGCGGCGTACTGGTCGTGGTGCTGATCATCGTCGCGGTGCTGTTGCTGCCCAGCGTGTGGCGGTATCAGCCGCCGGTCGTCGAGGCGCGCTGA
- a CDS encoding APC family permease, translating to MANGTDAQLPTGSSAPQEPGLKRVMGPRLLLLFVIGNVLGTGIYAISGRVAGVVGGALWVPFLIAFCIAFLTAFSYVELVGKYPRAAGAALYTNRAFRSPFFTFMIAFAVMCSGITSASSAARAVSGDYLQEFVTVPAMVVAIGFIGLLALVNLRGVAESLIANVVLTVIELLGLLIVIAIGVGAVLSGAGDPSRLMEFNTEQGPLLAVTSATALAFFALVGFEDSVNMAEECHSPSKIFPRGLLLGLAITGLIYVLVALTSSLLVDTEVLADSDGPLLEVVRLGAPGFPLILFSAIAICAVSNSALMNMMMASRLLYGMARESIIPRQFGRVLPVRRTPWVAILFTSMVAVVLVSTVDIALLGGTTSLLLLVVFGVVNVAVLVLRREEVEHDHFRSPTFVPVLGAITCFLLASPLTGRPWEEYRIAGILLLVGLAFWVLNRMILRRASVDSAEGSR from the coding sequence ATGGCGAACGGGACCGACGCGCAGCTCCCGACCGGATCATCCGCACCGCAGGAGCCGGGGCTGAAGCGGGTGATGGGTCCCCGACTGCTGCTGCTGTTCGTCATCGGCAACGTCCTGGGCACCGGGATCTACGCCATCAGCGGCCGGGTGGCCGGGGTGGTCGGCGGGGCATTGTGGGTGCCGTTCCTCATCGCCTTCTGCATCGCCTTCTTGACCGCCTTCAGCTATGTGGAGCTGGTCGGCAAGTACCCACGAGCCGCTGGTGCCGCGCTCTACACCAACCGGGCGTTCCGTAGCCCCTTCTTCACCTTCATGATCGCCTTCGCGGTGATGTGCTCCGGCATCACCTCGGCCTCCTCGGCGGCCCGCGCGGTCAGCGGCGACTATCTGCAGGAGTTCGTGACCGTTCCCGCCATGGTCGTCGCGATCGGTTTCATCGGGCTGTTGGCGCTGGTCAACCTCCGAGGCGTCGCCGAATCGCTGATCGCCAACGTCGTGCTCACGGTGATCGAGTTACTCGGGCTGCTCATCGTGATCGCCATCGGAGTCGGCGCGGTGCTCAGCGGTGCGGGCGATCCATCGCGGTTGATGGAGTTCAATACCGAGCAGGGGCCGTTGCTCGCGGTGACCTCGGCGACGGCGCTGGCCTTCTTCGCGCTGGTCGGCTTCGAGGACTCGGTCAACATGGCCGAGGAGTGCCATTCGCCGTCGAAGATCTTCCCTCGGGGCCTGTTACTGGGTCTGGCCATCACCGGCCTGATCTACGTGCTGGTCGCGCTGACCTCGTCGCTGCTGGTCGACACCGAGGTCCTGGCGGATTCGGACGGGCCGCTGTTGGAGGTCGTCCGTCTCGGTGCCCCCGGCTTCCCGCTGATCCTCTTCTCCGCCATCGCGATCTGCGCGGTCTCCAACTCCGCGCTGATGAACATGATGATGGCCAGCAGGCTGCTTTACGGGATGGCCAGGGAGTCGATCATTCCCCGCCAGTTCGGCAGGGTGCTGCCGGTGCGTCGGACGCCGTGGGTGGCGATCCTGTTCACCAGCATGGTGGCCGTGGTGCTGGTCAGCACGGTCGACATCGCGCTGTTGGGCGGGACGACCTCGCTGCTGTTGCTGGTGGTCTTCGGAGTGGTGAACGTCGCCGTGCTGGTGCTGCGACGCGAGGAGGTGGAGCATGACCACTTCCGGTCGCCCACCTTCGTGCCGGTACTGGGTGCCATCACCTGTTTCCTGCTGGCCAGCCCGCTCACCGGTAGACCCTGGGAGGAGTACCGGATCGCGGGAATCCTGCTGCTCGTGGGGTTGGCCTTCTGGGTGCTGAACAGGATGATCCTGCGCAGGGCGTCGGTGGATTCGGCCGAGGGCTCGCGGTGA
- a CDS encoding aldose 1-epimerase family protein — MSSAESTTRPVTGEQYEIRHGAVRAVATEVGAGLRVFEVDGVPYLHSFSEHDLPPFGAGTLLAPWPNRVADGRWEWEGEPQQLTLSEPARHNAIHGLLRQANWLVVERTEARVELTSVVNRQAGWPVPLRVGVAYEVGPDGLTITHTATNIGSGRSPFGVASHPFPRAGLTPTLDCTLTMPAHTVLPVDDRLLPTGPAESVEGTKFDFRAGRPMREVTLDTAFGDCRPDETGFVRHNLIGPDGAGVQVWAEPVFNWVQVFTPDDLAGQGPAVAIEAMTCPPDALNSGVDLIWLEPGETWQGSWGVKKV, encoded by the coding sequence ATGTCGTCAGCTGAGTCGACTACCCGACCCGTCACCGGTGAGCAGTACGAGATCCGGCACGGCGCGGTCCGTGCGGTCGCGACCGAGGTCGGCGCGGGCCTGCGCGTGTTCGAGGTCGACGGAGTTCCCTATCTGCATTCGTTCTCCGAGCACGACCTGCCGCCCTTCGGCGCGGGGACCCTGCTGGCTCCGTGGCCGAATCGGGTCGCCGACGGCCGGTGGGAATGGGAGGGGGAGCCGCAGCAGCTGACCCTGAGCGAGCCCGCGCGGCACAACGCCATCCACGGGCTGCTGCGGCAGGCCAACTGGCTGGTGGTCGAACGGACGGAGGCCAGGGTCGAGCTGACCTCGGTGGTCAACCGGCAGGCTGGCTGGCCGGTGCCGCTGCGGGTGGGAGTCGCCTACGAGGTCGGGCCGGACGGGCTGACGATCACACACACCGCGACCAACATCGGTTCCGGCCGCAGCCCGTTCGGCGTGGCCAGCCATCCGTTCCCGAGGGCGGGGCTGACCCCCACCCTCGACTGCACCCTGACGATGCCCGCGCACACCGTCCTGCCCGTCGACGACCGTCTGCTGCCGACCGGCCCCGCCGAGTCGGTGGAGGGAACGAAGTTCGACTTCCGTGCAGGCAGGCCCATGCGGGAGGTCACGCTGGACACCGCGTTCGGGGACTGCCGTCCCGACGAGACCGGTTTCGTCCGCCACAACCTGATCGGCCCGGATGGGGCAGGCGTGCAGGTGTGGGCGGAACCGGTGTTCAACTGGGTGCAGGTCTTCACTCCGGACGACCTGGCCGGGCAGGGGCCTGCGGTGGCGATCGAGGCGATGACCTGTCCGCCGGACGCATTGAATTCCGGAGTGGATCTGATCTGGTTGGAACCGGGGGAGACCTGGCAGGGCAGCTGGGGCGTTAAGAAGGTGTGA
- a CDS encoding amidohydrolase, which translates to MEDVLITGGYVVPVDREPITDGAVLIQNGKIVAVGTSSEVTAPEGIRVVDATGRWVLPGFVESHGHLGVAEEAEGWAGNDTNEMTDPNGARFRALDGINPADLGFQDALEGGVTSSVIKPGSGNPIGGQTVAVKNWGRTVDEMLVRQPVSVKSALGENPKRVYGEQKKTPSTRLGVAAIIREAFFKAQDYRERRDHTRQEGKPFERDATLEILASVLDGDLPWCQHTHRADDIATAIRLSEEFGYRLVVNHGTEGHLVADLLAEKQIPVIIGPLFTTRSKVEVRERHLRNPGILDRAGVEVAITTDHPVIPINFLVHQATLAVKEGMDRDAALRSITLNPARIMGLDDRVGSLTPGLDGDVVIWSGDPLDVMNRALQVFVDGREVLTYDEATGRQQIADPFYREG; encoded by the coding sequence ATGGAAGATGTCCTCATCACGGGTGGATATGTCGTCCCCGTCGACCGCGAGCCGATTACCGATGGCGCGGTGTTGATCCAGAACGGCAAGATCGTCGCTGTCGGGACCTCGAGCGAGGTCACCGCCCCGGAGGGCATCCGGGTGGTCGACGCGACCGGCCGCTGGGTGCTGCCCGGATTCGTCGAGTCCCACGGACACCTCGGTGTGGCGGAGGAAGCCGAGGGTTGGGCGGGCAACGACACCAACGAGATGACCGACCCCAACGGCGCCCGGTTCCGCGCCTTGGACGGCATCAACCCGGCCGACCTCGGCTTCCAGGACGCGCTCGAGGGCGGCGTGACCTCCTCGGTGATCAAGCCCGGTTCGGGTAACCCGATCGGCGGCCAGACCGTCGCGGTGAAGAACTGGGGACGCACGGTCGACGAGATGCTCGTGCGGCAGCCGGTCAGCGTGAAGAGCGCGCTGGGCGAGAACCCCAAGCGGGTCTACGGCGAGCAGAAGAAGACGCCGTCCACCCGCCTCGGTGTCGCCGCGATCATCCGCGAGGCCTTCTTCAAGGCGCAGGACTACCGGGAGCGGCGCGACCACACCCGGCAGGAGGGCAAGCCCTTCGAGCGGGACGCGACCCTGGAGATTCTCGCCAGCGTGTTGGACGGCGACCTGCCGTGGTGCCAGCACACCCACCGGGCGGACGACATCGCCACCGCGATCCGGTTGTCCGAGGAGTTCGGCTACCGACTCGTGGTCAACCACGGCACCGAGGGTCACCTGGTGGCCGATCTGCTCGCCGAGAAGCAGATTCCGGTGATCATCGGACCGCTGTTCACCACCCGCAGCAAGGTCGAGGTGCGCGAACGGCACCTGCGTAACCCGGGCATCCTGGACCGCGCAGGGGTGGAGGTCGCCATCACCACCGACCACCCGGTCATCCCGATCAACTTCCTGGTCCACCAGGCGACCCTGGCGGTCAAGGAGGGCATGGATCGGGACGCCGCGCTGCGGTCGATCACGCTGAACCCGGCCCGGATCATGGGCTTGGACGATCGGGTCGGCTCGCTCACGCCCGGTCTCGACGGTGACGTGGTGATCTGGTCCGGCGACCCGCTGGACGTGATGAACCGTGCCCTGCAGGTCTTCGTCGACGGTCGCGAGGTGCTGACCTACGACGAGGCGACCGGCCGCCAGCAGATCGCGGACCCCTTCTACCGCGAGGGCTGA
- a CDS encoding carbohydrate kinase family protein, whose protein sequence is MILVGGEALVDLVPELPSADGLAPLSPRLGGGPYNAAIAASRLGVPTAFLSRVSTDAFGRALLARLAESEVDTSLVQRGPEPTSLAVVDVGADGSAQYSFYMAETADRLVDEPASLPVGLSAVCLGTLGLVLEPGASRYEALLRRVSDQGVVTMLDPNIRAQLIADPDAYRARFRSWLSSVDVLKLSDDDAAWLAEVEAVADEAAEAATESPIAGVDPRVLAEVRRWQQAGPTVVILTRGSAGLVAVLSDGRSVEVPGVAVEVVDTIGAGDTVSGAVLAWLHEHSALSAAGLRALTEQQWAECLSFAASASAVTCSRPGAEPPWAAELS, encoded by the coding sequence ATGATCCTGGTGGGCGGCGAGGCCCTGGTCGACCTGGTTCCGGAGCTTCCGAGCGCGGACGGGCTCGCCCCGTTGTCGCCTCGGCTCGGCGGCGGCCCCTACAACGCGGCCATCGCGGCGAGCAGGCTCGGCGTTCCCACCGCGTTCCTGTCCCGGGTCTCCACCGACGCCTTCGGTCGTGCGCTGCTCGCGCGGCTGGCGGAGTCCGAGGTGGACACCTCACTGGTCCAGCGTGGTCCAGAGCCGACCAGTCTGGCCGTTGTGGACGTCGGGGCCGACGGTTCCGCCCAGTACTCCTTCTACATGGCCGAGACGGCGGACCGGTTGGTCGACGAGCCCGCGTCCTTGCCCGTCGGACTGTCCGCAGTGTGCCTCGGCACGCTGGGCTTAGTCCTCGAACCGGGCGCGAGCCGGTACGAGGCCCTGCTGCGTCGCGTGTCCGATCAGGGCGTGGTGACGATGCTCGACCCGAACATCCGGGCCCAGCTCATCGCCGACCCGGACGCCTATCGGGCCCGGTTCCGGTCCTGGTTGTCCTCGGTCGACGTCCTCAAGCTCTCCGACGACGACGCGGCCTGGCTCGCCGAGGTCGAGGCCGTTGCCGACGAGGCCGCCGAGGCTGCGACGGAGAGCCCGATCGCGGGAGTCGATCCTCGGGTGCTGGCCGAGGTGCGGCGTTGGCAGCAGGCAGGCCCGACCGTCGTCATCCTCACCAGGGGATCGGCGGGCCTGGTGGCGGTGCTCTCCGATGGCCGCAGCGTCGAGGTCCCCGGGGTGGCTGTGGAGGTGGTCGACACCATCGGCGCAGGTGACACCGTCTCCGGTGCGGTGCTGGCCTGGCTGCACGAGCACTCGGCACTGTCGGCTGCGGGCCTGCGCGCGCTGACCGAGCAGCAGTGGGCCGAGTGTCTGTCGTTCGCGGCCTCGGCGTCGGCGGTGACCTGTTCTCGGCCCGGTGCCGAACCGCCGTGGGCTGCCGAGCTGTCCTGA
- a CDS encoding citrate synthase: MPDDANAHRSVALRHEGGDHEMSVVPATDGASGIDLGKLLAKTGLVTLDSGFVNTAACSSSITYIDGDAGILRYRGYPIEQLAQRSNFIEVSYLLIYGELPTQAQLDDFTDKIQRHTLLHEDLKRFFDGFPRDAHPMPVLSSAVSALSTFYQDSLNPLDPHQVEMSTIRLLAKLPTIAAYAYKKSVGQPFLYPDNSHGLVENYLRMTFGLPAEPYEVDPALTRALDLLFILHADHEQNCSTATVRMVGSSEANLFASVSAGINALFGPLHGGANQAVLEMLEGIQRDGGNVENFMDKVKNKAEGVKLMGFGHRVYKNYDPRAAIIKKTADEVLGKLGVNDPLLDIARKLEERALSDDYFVERKLYPNVDFYTGLIYKAMGFPPRMFTVLFALGRLPGWIAQWREMIEDPTRKIGRPRQVYTGAVARDFTPLTER, from the coding sequence ATGCCCGACGACGCGAATGCTCACCGTTCCGTCGCGCTGCGCCACGAGGGCGGCGACCACGAGATGTCAGTCGTTCCCGCCACCGACGGGGCCTCTGGAATCGATCTGGGCAAGTTGCTCGCGAAGACGGGGTTGGTGACGCTCGATTCGGGCTTCGTCAACACCGCAGCCTGCTCTTCCTCCATCACCTACATCGATGGCGACGCAGGCATTCTCCGCTACCGCGGATATCCGATCGAGCAGCTCGCGCAGCGGTCGAACTTCATCGAGGTCAGCTACCTGCTGATCTACGGTGAGCTGCCCACCCAGGCCCAGCTCGACGACTTCACCGACAAGATCCAGCGGCACACGCTGCTGCACGAGGACCTGAAACGGTTCTTCGATGGGTTCCCCCGTGACGCGCACCCGATGCCGGTGTTGTCCTCGGCGGTCTCGGCGCTGTCCACGTTCTATCAGGACAGCCTCAACCCCCTCGACCCGCACCAGGTCGAGATGTCGACCATCCGACTTCTCGCCAAGCTCCCCACCATCGCGGCCTACGCGTACAAGAAGTCCGTGGGACAGCCGTTCCTCTACCCGGACAACTCGCACGGGCTGGTGGAGAACTACCTGCGGATGACCTTCGGTCTGCCAGCCGAGCCCTACGAGGTCGACCCGGCGCTGACCCGCGCCCTCGACCTGCTGTTCATCCTGCACGCGGACCACGAGCAGAACTGCTCGACCGCGACCGTGCGGATGGTGGGTTCCTCGGAGGCCAACCTCTTCGCCAGTGTCTCGGCGGGCATCAACGCCCTCTTCGGGCCGCTGCACGGCGGGGCGAACCAGGCGGTTCTCGAGATGCTGGAAGGCATCCAGCGCGATGGCGGCAACGTCGAGAACTTCATGGACAAGGTCAAGAACAAGGCCGAGGGCGTCAAGCTCATGGGCTTCGGGCACCGGGTCTACAAGAACTACGACCCGCGCGCGGCCATCATCAAGAAGACGGCCGACGAGGTGCTCGGCAAGCTCGGCGTCAACGACCCGCTGCTCGACATCGCGCGCAAGCTGGAAGAGCGGGCCCTGTCCGACGACTACTTCGTGGAGCGCAAGCTCTACCCGAACGTCGACTTCTACACGGGTCTGATCTACAAGGCGATGGGCTTCCCGCCTCGGATGTTCACCGTGCTGTTCGCACTGGGCAGGCTGCCCGGCTGGATCGCACAGTGGCGCGAGATGATCGAAGATCCCACCCGCAAGATCGGCAGGCCGCGCCAGGTCTACACCGGCGCCGTCGCGCGGGACTTCACCCCGCTCACCGAGCGCTGA
- a CDS encoding cryptochrome/photolyase family protein, translating into MVSDEVNIVWFRRDLRCGDHPAIEEAAKSARRTLALFVLDDRLLKPAGTPRRTFLARCLRALADQLHGHLLIVSGDPTEVVPEVAEKIGAKTVHITADGAPYGRRRDEAVRRRLDEQGVDLVETGTPYVIPPGRVRKPDGTEYRVFTAFYRAWTELDKPGPAPSERDAPKWVEPAKLRIDATKTVDLAELDTELDTEDDGPQLPEAGERAALGRWKEFRAGPLADYASDRDRPALDGTSRLSAYLHWGCVHPRTLLADLHRKRGDGAAAFRRELAWREFLADVLWHRPESARRNLDRRFDDIEYDLGADAWKRFDRWRAGTTGFPFVDAGMRQLAAEAWLHNRARLVVASFLIKDLHLPWWWGARHFMQSLVDGDLASNQHNWQWVAGSGTDAAPYFRVFNPVTQGRRFDPDGQYVRRHVAELRSVSGRAVHEPWKLDSMPAGYPEPMVDHGEERQEALRRFGRITGR; encoded by the coding sequence ATGGTCTCCGACGAGGTGAACATCGTCTGGTTCCGGCGTGATCTCCGTTGCGGCGATCACCCCGCCATCGAGGAAGCCGCCAAGAGCGCCCGACGGACGCTGGCCCTGTTCGTCCTCGACGACCGACTGCTCAAGCCGGCGGGCACACCCCGCCGTACCTTCCTGGCCCGCTGTCTGCGGGCCTTGGCCGATCAACTCCACGGCCACCTGCTCATCGTCTCGGGCGACCCAACCGAGGTGGTGCCCGAGGTGGCCGAGAAGATCGGCGCCAAGACCGTGCACATCACCGCCGATGGGGCTCCCTACGGCCGCCGCCGCGACGAGGCCGTTCGACGGCGACTCGACGAGCAGGGCGTCGACCTGGTCGAGACCGGCACGCCCTACGTGATCCCGCCCGGCCGGGTCCGTAAGCCGGACGGCACCGAGTACCGCGTCTTCACCGCGTTCTACCGCGCCTGGACCGAGCTCGACAAGCCCGGACCGGCCCCGAGCGAGCGGGATGCACCGAAGTGGGTCGAACCCGCCAAACTGCGGATCGATGCGACGAAGACCGTCGATCTCGCCGAACTCGATACCGAGCTGGACACCGAGGACGACGGCCCGCAGTTGCCCGAGGCGGGTGAACGCGCCGCCCTGGGCCGCTGGAAGGAGTTCCGGGCGGGTCCCCTGGCCGACTACGCCTCGGACCGCGACCGGCCCGCGCTCGACGGCACCAGCAGGCTCTCGGCCTACCTGCATTGGGGCTGCGTGCATCCGCGCACGCTGCTCGCGGATCTGCACAGGAAGCGGGGTGATGGCGCGGCGGCGTTCCGCCGCGAACTGGCCTGGCGGGAGTTCCTCGCCGATGTGCTGTGGCATCGACCCGAGTCCGCGCGGCGCAATCTCGACCGCAGGTTCGACGACATCGAGTACGACCTCGGTGCGGACGCCTGGAAACGCTTCGATCGTTGGCGCGCCGGGACCACCGGCTTTCCCTTCGTCGACGCCGGGATGCGACAGCTCGCCGCCGAGGCCTGGCTGCACAATCGAGCGCGGCTGGTGGTGGCCAGCTTCCTGATCAAGGATCTGCACCTGCCATGGTGGTGGGGCGCCCGGCACTTCATGCAGTCGCTGGTCGACGGCGACCTCGCCTCCAACCAGCACAATTGGCAGTGGGTCGCGGGTAGCGGCACCGACGCGGCCCCGTACTTCCGGGTGTTCAACCCGGTCACCCAGGGGCGACGCTTCGATCCCGACGGGCAGTACGTGCGTCGTCACGTCGCCGAGCTGCGGTCGGTATCCGGCCGCGCGGTGCACGAACCGTGGAAGCTGGATTCGATGCCCGCCGGTTATCCGGAGCCGATGGTCGACCACGGCGAGGAACGGCAGGAGGCGCTCCGCCGCTTCGGCCGGATCACCGGGCGTTGA